From Lolium perenne isolate Kyuss_39 chromosome 5, Kyuss_2.0, whole genome shotgun sequence, a single genomic window includes:
- the LOC127303610 gene encoding E3 ubiquitin-protein ligase RDUF1-like, whose protein sequence is MEAAARGDRYGSLLDAARRGGRGSSLHLHERLGDWWAELNQRESFVSRRQEARRADHEAEAAMEWEDWDGAGRDHDGGGRARADPASRKAMAALRVPAAGETREQGCAVCLEDFVTGGGGELRTMPCSHSFHRRCIFDWLLVNRRCPMCRFEMPPRTQDDSDDVRELVGE, encoded by the coding sequence ATGGAGGCAGCAGCGAGGGGAGATCGGTACGGGTCCCTCCTCGACGCCGCGCGTCGCGGCGGCCGAGGTTCCTCCCTCCACCTCCATGAACGGCTCGGCGATTGGTGGGCGGAGCTTAATCAGCGGGAGTCGTTCGTGTCGAGGCGCCAGGAGGCGCGGAGGGCTGACCACGAGGCCGAGGCCGCCATGGAATGGGAGGACTGGGACGGCGCCGGCAGAGACCACGACGGTGGTGGTCGTGCCCGCGCCGACCCGGCCTCGAGGAAGGCCATGGCGGCCCTGCGCGTGCCGGCGGCGGGCGAGACGAGGGAGCAAGGCTGCGCGGTGTGCCTCGAGGACTTTGtgaccggcggcggcggggagctCAGGACGATGCCCTGCTCCCACTCCTTCCACAGGCGATGCATCTTCGACTGGCTCCTCGTCAACCGTCGCTGCCCGATGTGTCGCTTCGAGATGCCACCCCGGACCCAAGACGACAGCGATGACGTGCGGGAGCTCGTCGGTGAGTAG
- the LOC127300057 gene encoding mannan endo-1,4-beta-mannosidase 8 → MMCPLTTPAWSWSTTTPRITLLRYVILGLASATPMTTEPQPEQEWAAVERRGAHLVTAGRPFIIHGFNTYWLMSFAADEATRPRVTAVLAEAADAGLNVCRTWAFNDGGYRALQTAPFRYDEEVFQALDFVVSEARRHKMRLIFALCNNWGDYGGKAQYVSWGKEAGVDLNSDDDFFSDPTLKSYYKAFVEAVLTRINTITNVSYKDDPTILAWELINEPRCPSDPSGDTLQAWIGEMASHVKSIDPLHLVEIGVEGYYGPSTPQLLPVNPDDYSGRVGTDFIRNHQAMGIDLASVHIYSDTWLPESIEENHLQFVNTWMQQHIDDAANLLGMPIVIGEFGLSLKDGKFDSEFRETFIKTVYNNFLGSWERGMIGGGCLLWQLFPEGAKHMDDGYAVSFAKSPSTFNLLANHSRKLEC, encoded by the exons ATGATGTGTCCGTTGACCACCCCGGCTTGGAGCTGGAGCACGACGACGCCTCGCATCACGCTCCTCCGCTACGTCATCCTCGGCCTCGCCTCCGCCACCCCCATGACGACGGAGCCGCAACCGGAGCAGGAGTGGGCGGCGGTGGAGCGGCGAGGCGCGCACCTGGTGACGGCGGGCCGCCCCTTCATCATCCACGGCTTCAACACCTACTGGCTCATGTCCTTCGCCGCCGACGAGGCCACGCGCCCGCGGGTGACCGCGGTTCTTGCTGAGGCGGCCGACGCGGGGCTCAACGTGTGCCGCACCTGGGCGTTCAACGACGGTGGGTACCGCGCGCTGCAGACGGCGCCATTCCGCTACGACGAAGAGGTGTTCCAG GCACTAGATTTCGTGGTCAGTGAGGCAAGAAGGCATAAGATGCGGTTGATATTTGCACTGTGCAATAACTGGGGGGATTATGGAGGGAAGGCACAGTATGTAAGCTGGGGCAAGGAGGCTGGCGTAGATCTTAATTCTGACGATGACTTCTTCTCTGATCCGACACTTAAGAGTTACTACAAAGCTTTTGTTGAG GCTGTTCTGACAAGAATAAACACAATCACAAATGTGTCCTACAAAGACGATCCCACTATTCTTGCCTGGGAGCTGATTAATGAACCGCGCTGCCCTTCAGATCCATCGGGCGATACGCTGCAg GCGTGGATAGGAGAGATGGCATCTCACGTGAAGTCTATAGATCCTCTGCACCTCGTGGAGATTGGTGTTGAAGGGTACTACGGTCCATCTACTCCACAACTTTTGCCTGTCAATCCAGATGATTATTCAGGGCGTGTTGGAACAGACTTCATTAGGAACCATCAAGCAATGGGAATTGATTTGGCCTCTGTTCATATTTATTCTGACACTTG GTTGCCTGAATCAATAGAGGAGAATCAccttcagtttgtgaacacttggATGCAACAGCATATTGATGATGCAGCCAACTTGCTAGGGATGCCCATTGTGATCGGGGAATTTGGACTATCACTTAAGGATGGGAAGTTTGATAGTGAGTTCCGTGAAACTTTTATCAAGACAGTATACAACAATTTCTTGGGCTCTTGGGAGAGAGGAATGATTGGAGGAGGCTGCCTTCTATGGCAGCTCTTCCCTGAAGGGGCAAAGCACATGGATGACGGTTATGCAGTTAGTTTTGCAAAATCACCATCCACATTCAACCTCCTTGCAAATCACTCTAGGAAGCTAGAATGTTAA
- the LOC127300056 gene encoding uncharacterized protein has translation MEPARGGDHDGPTVAVARRGDRDSPGAEPVRGWWRNNQDFILRHQERTRGRAAARADHSYPAVAVPRRGDRDPPRAEPVGGWWRNNQDFIRRHRERIRLAAAAAAEAEEPASKKAMVALRVPAAGEVPEQDCAVCLEDFAAGGRKLRTMPCSHSFHQRCIFVWLLVNRRCPMCRFAMPSRAGDEEDGDDDVERELVAE, from the coding sequence ATGGAGCCAGCAAGGGGAGGAGACCACGACGGTCCCACCGTCGCCGTCGCGCGACGCGGCGACCGGGATTCCCCTGGCGCCGAGCCGGTCCGCGGGTGGTGGCGCAATAACCAAGATTTCATACTGAGGCACCAGGAGCGGACCAGGGGGCGAGCCGCCGCCAGGGCAGACCACAGCTATCCCGCCGTCGCCGTCCCACGACGCGGCGACCGGGATCCCCCCCGCGCCGAGCCGGTCGGCGGGTGGTGGCGCAATAACCAGGACTTCATTCGGAGGCACCGGGAGCGGATCAgactcgccgccgccgctgccgccgaggcAGAGGAGCCGGCTTCCAAGAAGGCCATGGTGGCGCTGCGCGTGCCGGCGGCGGGGGAGGTGCCGGAGCAGGACTGCGCGGTGTGCCTCGAGGACTTCGCGGCCGGCGGCCGGAAGCTCAGGACCATGCCCTGCTCCCACTCCTTCCACCAGCGCTGCATCTTTGTCTGGCTCCTCGTCAACCGCCGCTGCCCGATGTGCCGCTTCGCGATGCCGTCCCGCGCCGGCGACGAAgaggacggcgacgacgacgtgGAGCGGGAGCTCGTGGCAGAGTAA
- the LOC127300058 gene encoding agamous-like MADS-box protein AGL80 — protein sequence MARKKVVVKYIANDPTRKMTCKKRAMGLIKKAGELSVLCGVDVCVFILPEGESSQVQVWPSPAEGMRVIDRLRSMPELDQCKKKLDGEDYVRERIGKMQDQLRKAERDNRQREATLLLHGAMFGNRNLDGLPVEQLVTIGCKTENLIKNINDCIAYRSGQQQPRMQADPLHYAATLTNLEAPHQQQGWDLNAVASSGSGSGSGSYGSASAGDGLMQLGNMDAGFAWADHGTYLPNI from the coding sequence ATGGCTCGCAAGAAGGTGGTCGTGAAGTACATCGCCAACGACCCAACCCGCAAAATGACCTGCAAGAAACGCGCCATGGGCCTGATCAAGAAGGCCGGCGAGCTGTCCGTCCTGTGCGGCGTCGACGTGTGCGTCTTCATCCTGCCCGAGGGCGAGTCGTCGCAGGTGCAGGTGTGGCCGTCGCCCGCTGAGGGGATGCGCGTGATCGACCGGTTAAGGTCCATGCCCGAGCTCGACCAGTGCAAGAAGAAGCTGGACGGCGAGGACTACGTCCGGGAGCGCATCGGCAAGATGCAGGACCAGCTGCGCAAGGCGGAGCGCGACAACCGCCAGCGCGAGGCCACGCTCCTCCTCCACGGCGCCATGTTCGGAAACCGCAACCTCGACGGCCTACCCGTCGAGCAGCTCGTCACCATAGGCTGCAAGACGGAGAATCTTATCAAGAATATCAACGACTGCATCGCGTACCGGAGTGGACAGCAGCAGCCCCGCATGCAGGCTGATCCGCTGCACTACGCCGCGACCCTCACCAACCTCGAGGCTCCGCACCAGCAGCAGGGATGGGACCTCAACGCCGTGGCGAGCAGTGGCAGTGGCAGTGGGAGCGGGAGCTATGGCAGTGCCAGCGCCGGGGATGGCCTGATGCAGCTCGGTAATATGGATGCAGGATTTGCGTGGGCTGATCATGGTACTTATCTTCCTAATATCTAA